From Woronichinia naegeliana WA131, the proteins below share one genomic window:
- a CDS encoding ISKra4 family transposase, producing the protein MKSDKEETMMTAKLINVEGSKIKIELTLELSRSMLDTEINIQKGLNEVGCIASKEALKYLDTDGSPLKIGEEIWKSKGEQPKEYQTPYGEVIVNRHVYQRSVGGKTYCPLEREARIIITSTPLLAKQVSSKMSGMAGKEVKNDLLENHGRKVALSYIQRLSEAVGSVVQAKEEAWSYAPPKEDSQIATVGIGLDGTCMLMCEDGYREAMVGTVSLYDSEGERQHTIYLGAAPEYGKKSFLERLEREIERAKKRYPEATLVGIADGAESNWKFLEKQTEEQILDFYHASGYLGALAEALHPNTVSKQKEWLTENCRELKHEKGKAGELLNLMGCDL; encoded by the coding sequence ATGAAAAGTGACAAAGAGGAAACAATGATGACAGCAAAACTAATTAATGTAGAGGGTTCAAAGATAAAAATAGAACTAACATTAGAACTCAGTCGTTCAATGTTGGATACAGAAATAAATATTCAAAAAGGCTTAAACGAAGTAGGTTGCATCGCCAGCAAAGAAGCCTTGAAATATTTAGATACAGATGGTTCACCCTTAAAAATCGGTGAAGAAATCTGGAAGAGTAAGGGAGAGCAACCGAAAGAATATCAAACACCTTATGGTGAGGTTATAGTGAATCGTCATGTATATCAGCGTTCAGTAGGAGGAAAAACGTATTGCCCCTTAGAAAGAGAAGCAAGGATAATCATAACATCAACGCCATTATTGGCAAAACAGGTATCCTCAAAAATGTCAGGGATGGCAGGCAAAGAGGTGAAAAATGATTTATTAGAAAATCATGGTAGAAAAGTAGCGCTATCCTATATCCAAAGATTGAGTGAAGCAGTAGGAAGTGTGGTACAGGCAAAAGAAGAAGCGTGGAGTTATGCCCCGCCCAAGGAGGATAGCCAAATTGCAACAGTGGGAATAGGATTAGATGGAACCTGTATGCTGATGTGTGAGGATGGCTACCGTGAAGCAATGGTGGGAACCGTTTCCCTATACGATAGTGAGGGAGAACGTCAACATACAATCTATCTAGGTGCGGCACCAGAGTATGGAAAAAAGAGTTTTCTAGAAAGATTAGAAAGAGAAATTGAGCGAGCGAAAAAACGTTATCCAGAGGCAACATTGGTCGGGATAGCAGACGGGGCAGAATCAAATTGGAAGTTTTTAGAAAAGCAAACGGAAGAACAGATATTAGATTTCTATCATGCCTCTGGTTACTTAGGTGCCTTGGCAGAAGCGTTGCATCCGAATACAGTGTCAAAACAAAAAGAATGGTTGACTGAAAATTGTCGAGAACTCAAGCATGAAAAAGGAAAAGCAGGAGAACTGCTAAATCTGATGGGGTGTGACCTTTAG